A portion of the Adhaeribacter radiodurans genome contains these proteins:
- a CDS encoding Gfo/Idh/MocA family protein, which translates to MPAFTRRQFLQNSSKLVAGAGLLSIPATAETLVVTKPVAPADQVRLGLIGCRGMGFADLSSALKQPDAACVALCDVDSTVLNQRATDVQKLKGNSPTLYSNYRKLLENKDIDAIIIGTPDHWHPLIMIEACQAGKDVYVEKPIANTVQEANLMVAAAKRYNRVVQVGQWQRSGQHYQDAINYVQSGKLGTIRLVKTWAYMTYVKDFPKVTDSAVPAGVDYTMWLGPAPKRPFNKNRFHGSFRYFWDYAGGLGSDWGVHMLDIALMGMKATAPKTVTTVGGKFGFPNNDGDTPDTQQTIYDFGNFTMLWEHGLGLGQAPYNRDAGVAFIGNKGTLVIDRSKWDVYPEIENGAYLTEAIPTQLSKDNALDKHTRNFLDCLKSRQTPNTSIVHGRNAALCAQLGNISYRLGRQLHWLDAEAKFKNDKEADQLMRPHYQNNWKLPNV; encoded by the coding sequence ATGCCTGCTTTTACCCGACGTCAATTTCTGCAAAATTCATCTAAATTAGTAGCGGGAGCTGGTTTGTTGTCTATTCCAGCTACTGCCGAAACGCTGGTGGTTACGAAACCCGTCGCTCCAGCCGACCAGGTACGATTAGGATTAATTGGTTGCCGCGGGATGGGCTTTGCCGATCTGTCTTCGGCTCTTAAACAGCCAGATGCAGCTTGCGTAGCTCTTTGCGACGTAGATAGTACCGTATTGAATCAGCGGGCTACTGATGTGCAAAAGTTAAAAGGCAACTCACCCACTTTATACAGCAATTACCGAAAGTTATTGGAAAATAAAGACATTGACGCCATTATTATTGGCACCCCCGACCATTGGCACCCATTGATTATGATAGAAGCCTGCCAGGCTGGAAAAGATGTGTACGTGGAGAAGCCCATTGCGAATACCGTGCAGGAAGCAAATTTAATGGTGGCCGCGGCTAAACGTTACAATCGGGTAGTACAAGTGGGCCAATGGCAGCGAAGTGGCCAGCATTACCAGGATGCAATTAATTATGTTCAATCGGGTAAATTAGGTACCATCCGGCTGGTAAAAACCTGGGCTTACATGACCTACGTCAAAGATTTCCCGAAAGTAACCGATAGTGCCGTACCTGCAGGAGTAGATTATACCATGTGGCTGGGACCAGCCCCTAAACGGCCTTTTAATAAAAACCGGTTTCATGGTAGTTTCCGGTATTTCTGGGATTATGCCGGTGGACTAGGATCCGATTGGGGCGTGCACATGTTGGATATTGCTTTAATGGGAATGAAGGCTACTGCTCCTAAAACAGTAACCACAGTAGGCGGTAAATTCGGCTTTCCGAACAACGATGGCGATACCCCGGATACGCAACAAACGATTTATGATTTTGGCAATTTTACCATGCTCTGGGAACACGGCCTAGGTTTGGGTCAGGCACCTTATAACCGGGATGCGGGAGTTGCTTTTATTGGTAACAAAGGAACTTTGGTAATAGACCGGAGTAAATGGGATGTTTATCCCGAAATTGAAAATGGGGCCTATCTCACCGAAGCCATTCCAACGCAGCTTTCTAAAGACAATGCTTTAGATAAACACACCCGTAACTTTCTGGATTGCTTAAAATCCCGCCAAACTCCTAACACTAGCATTGTACATGGCCGAAATGCTGCTTTATGTGCGCAACTGGGCAATATTTCGTACCGATTGGGCAGGCAATTACATTGGCTCGATGCGGAAGCTAAATTTAAAAACGATAAAGAGGCCGATCAGCTCATGCGCCCGCATTACCAAAACAACTGGAAATTACCGAATGTGTAG
- a CDS encoding FkbM family methyltransferase produces MHPLSQALTYVERLAQATKLQRFWAHPLRYAWAILFRQLIYPRTRRPAYQKSKTFFGEPMTVALPAATDIYLTGGKSHDSEIRLARFLIQNLTTGDQFLDVGAHFGYFSLLAAKLVRTQGRVLAFEASQTNYELLEQNTSQVEQINVYHQAVSDQEGTLTFYQFPIQFSEYNSRDIAQYQHESWFQKYPPEKITVSAVTIDSIVQPEKFTPKIIKIDVEGGEQQVIKGGTQTWVNLAPLIVMEYLTPTRLNTAHQQARRILQQYGYKTFAINAEGVLVPCPEPDQYLAANKLDSDNLVFRKK; encoded by the coding sequence ATGCATCCACTCTCACAAGCTTTAACTTACGTAGAGCGCCTGGCGCAAGCAACTAAACTACAGCGTTTTTGGGCGCACCCTCTGCGGTATGCCTGGGCTATTTTGTTTCGGCAACTTATTTATCCTCGTACCCGGCGGCCCGCTTATCAAAAAAGTAAAACTTTTTTTGGTGAACCCATGACGGTTGCTTTACCCGCTGCTACCGATATTTATCTTACCGGCGGCAAATCCCACGATTCAGAAATTCGGCTAGCCCGTTTTTTAATTCAAAATTTAACTACTGGTGATCAATTTTTAGATGTAGGTGCGCACTTTGGTTATTTTAGTTTGCTGGCTGCCAAATTAGTAAGAACTCAAGGTCGGGTGCTTGCTTTTGAGGCTTCCCAAACTAATTATGAGTTATTGGAGCAAAATACCAGTCAAGTAGAACAAATAAACGTTTACCATCAAGCTGTTTCGGATCAGGAAGGAACATTAACCTTTTACCAATTTCCCATTCAATTTTCGGAATACAATTCCCGTGATATAGCTCAGTACCAACACGAATCCTGGTTCCAAAAATATCCGCCCGAAAAAATTACCGTATCTGCCGTTACCATTGACTCGATTGTACAACCGGAAAAATTCACTCCCAAAATTATTAAAATTGATGTAGAAGGAGGCGAACAACAAGTTATTAAAGGCGGTACCCAAACCTGGGTAAATCTGGCACCACTTATTGTAATGGAATACCTTACTCCTACCCGCTTAAATACTGCCCACCAACAAGCCCGTAGAATATTACAACAATATGGCTACAAAACTTTCGCGATTAATGCCGAAGGGGTTTTAGTTCCCTGCCCGGAGCCAGACCAGTATTTGGCGGCCAACAAACTGGACTCAGATAATCTAGTATTCCGGAAAAAGTAA
- a CDS encoding nucleoid-associated protein, with protein MLVTSEVKLDYIILHKVGNKSRDEAIQFSKKPLDLDDSVKDLLQRYFLSPFKSEAYYNLFHESDINLNEVYTFVSRIFDSPTNIFEQSENLARHLYEQSTHPNVKTGEFYVTYLRDLVLDGEALEAVGLFKSESRETYLKVYPNGDTFDIDSEDGVNINKLDKGCLIFNTDREHGFVVLTVDNLNKREEAVYWKDEFLKVQSRQDAYHHTQNIMSLCKNFVEKRLPEEFEVSRGEQADLLNKSVKFLKEKETFDLQEFQNEVIAQPDLIQSFQSYKTEFEADRGFEIKPEFDIHENAFKKNTRFLKSVIKLDKNFHIYVHGNSENMQKGYDEERGQHFYQLFFKDES; from the coding sequence ATGCTCGTTACCTCCGAAGTAAAACTAGATTACATTATTTTGCACAAAGTAGGCAATAAAAGCCGCGACGAAGCAATTCAATTTTCTAAAAAACCACTGGACCTCGACGATTCGGTGAAGGATTTGTTACAGCGTTACTTTTTGTCGCCGTTTAAGTCCGAAGCGTATTATAACTTGTTTCACGAATCAGACATTAACCTGAATGAGGTGTATACTTTTGTCTCGCGCATTTTTGATAGCCCTACAAACATATTTGAACAATCCGAAAATTTAGCCCGGCACTTGTACGAGCAAAGTACGCACCCAAACGTAAAGACCGGCGAATTTTACGTAACCTACCTGCGCGATTTAGTACTGGACGGCGAAGCACTGGAAGCCGTAGGCTTATTTAAATCGGAGAGCCGCGAAACCTACCTGAAAGTTTACCCCAATGGCGACACATTTGACATCGACAGCGAAGATGGCGTGAATATTAATAAACTCGACAAAGGCTGCCTTATTTTTAATACTGATCGGGAACATGGCTTTGTAGTGTTAACGGTAGATAATTTAAACAAACGCGAAGAAGCCGTTTACTGGAAAGATGAATTTTTAAAAGTACAATCGCGCCAGGATGCCTACCACCATACCCAAAACATAATGAGCCTCTGCAAAAACTTCGTGGAAAAACGCTTACCCGAAGAATTTGAAGTATCGCGAGGCGAACAAGCTGATTTACTAAATAAATCAGTAAAATTCCTGAAAGAAAAAGAAACCTTTGATTTGCAGGAATTTCAAAACGAAGTAATTGCCCAACCCGATTTAATTCAAAGTTTTCAGAGTTATAAAACTGAGTTTGAAGCCGATCGCGGTTTTGAAATTAAGCCGGAGTTCGATATTCACGAAAATGCCTTTAAGAAAAATACCCGCTTCCTGAAAAGCGTAATTAAGCTGGACAAGAATTTTCATATTTACGTGCACGGCAACTCCGAGAATATGCAAAAAGGCTACGACGAAGAACGCGGTCAACATTTTTACCAATTATTTTTTAAGGACGAGAGTTAG
- a CDS encoding SET domain-containing protein — MIHPHTKLQFISAEKGYGVVATHFIPNGTITWVFAPLDQVFTPEKIMQLPAFFQKIVNTYSYRDNKGDYILCWDHSRFINHSFHSNCISTAYNFELAVRDIYPGEELTDDYGYLNATEPFECLPEPGTTRTKVMPDDLLNFHGQWDAQIKEAFTYFNQVAQPLGELVEEQYQEKVKQVAAGLKEPDSILNCYYQPSKIALAV, encoded by the coding sequence ATGATTCATCCGCATACTAAACTTCAATTTATTAGCGCTGAAAAAGGCTACGGTGTGGTAGCCACCCATTTTATTCCGAATGGTACCATTACCTGGGTGTTTGCCCCCCTGGACCAGGTTTTTACTCCCGAAAAAATAATGCAATTGCCGGCTTTTTTTCAAAAAATCGTGAATACGTATTCCTACCGCGATAATAAAGGCGATTATATTTTGTGCTGGGATCATTCCCGTTTTATCAATCATTCGTTTCATTCTAATTGCATTTCCACGGCTTATAATTTTGAATTAGCCGTACGCGATATTTACCCTGGCGAAGAACTTACCGACGATTATGGTTATTTAAATGCCACTGAGCCGTTTGAATGTTTACCGGAGCCCGGTACTACCCGCACCAAAGTAATGCCCGACGATTTGCTGAATTTTCACGGACAGTGGGATGCCCAGATAAAAGAAGCTTTTACTTATTTTAACCAGGTGGCCCAACCCCTTGGTGAATTGGTTGAAGAACAATATCAGGAGAAAGTAAAACAGGTTGCAGCAGGCTTAAAGGAACCCGATTCTATTTTGAATTGCTATTACCAACCTTCTAAAATAGCATTAGCCGTTTAA
- a CDS encoding OmpH family outer membrane protein: MKKLFYLLVISAFFGGNLFLTSCQQNAKVKEKSPATTPPTTDKAQVNLPASDSVTLQTQASAPATTGNGQKFGYINSADLIKVMPETKKAEASLQAFVNGLEKQFGGLQSSYQKQVTDFQSQEKTMVDAVKQTKIKAIQDLEQQLQQSQASGQQKVAAKREELFKPILDKAEKAVKEVGKENGYDYIFDASTGSFIYAKDSHNIMPLVKTKLGIK; the protein is encoded by the coding sequence ATGAAAAAATTATTTTACCTTTTGGTAATAAGTGCATTTTTTGGCGGAAATCTTTTTCTTACGAGCTGTCAGCAAAATGCGAAAGTAAAAGAGAAAAGTCCGGCTACCACCCCGCCTACCACCGATAAAGCCCAAGTTAATTTACCGGCTTCTGATTCAGTTACGCTGCAAACTCAGGCAAGTGCACCAGCTACCACGGGCAATGGGCAAAAATTTGGCTATATTAACTCAGCTGATTTAATAAAAGTAATGCCTGAAACTAAAAAGGCCGAAGCTAGTCTGCAAGCCTTCGTAAATGGGTTAGAAAAGCAATTTGGCGGTTTACAATCCAGTTATCAAAAGCAGGTTACCGATTTCCAGTCGCAGGAGAAGACTATGGTAGATGCGGTAAAACAAACTAAAATAAAAGCCATTCAGGATCTAGAACAACAATTACAACAATCTCAGGCTTCGGGTCAGCAAAAAGTAGCCGCCAAACGCGAAGAATTGTTTAAACCTATATTGGATAAAGCCGAAAAAGCAGTTAAAGAAGTAGGTAAAGAAAACGGGTACGATTATATTTTTGATGCCAGCACGGGTTCGTTTATCTACGCCAAAGACAGCCACAATATTATGCCGCTGGTAAAAACGAAGCTTGGCATTAAGTAA
- a CDS encoding 3-keto-disaccharide hydrolase, with the protein MNAGYAQQKLKRAAQENWISLYNGKDLTGWDIKIAGHKLNDNYKNTFRAEGDMIRVAYDQYQKFDGKYGHMYYKTPYSHYILRFEYRFLGNQVPGGEEWNVRNSGIMYHSQPAKSLTMEQEFPVSLEVQLLGGLGTGERHTGNLCTPGTQMHDMQGKLVSAHCIDSNSKTYNGDRWVKAEIQVYGDSLVRHIIEGDTVLTYQKPEIGEVNWKQGKEDAYSKIWKAQDGAPLKQGYIALQAESHAIDFRNLRLLNLRTTTPPKPRVGKRTLKPATGQH; encoded by the coding sequence GTGAACGCGGGATACGCTCAGCAAAAATTGAAGCGTGCGGCTCAGGAGAATTGGATTTCGTTATATAACGGAAAAGATTTAACCGGCTGGGATATTAAAATTGCGGGTCATAAACTGAACGACAATTACAAAAACACCTTTCGGGCCGAGGGAGATATGATTCGGGTGGCCTACGACCAATATCAAAAATTTGACGGCAAATACGGGCATATGTATTATAAAACGCCTTATTCGCATTATATATTACGGTTTGAGTACCGGTTTTTAGGCAACCAGGTTCCGGGTGGCGAAGAATGGAATGTTCGTAACAGCGGAATTATGTATCATTCGCAACCGGCCAAAAGCTTAACCATGGAGCAAGAATTTCCGGTATCGTTAGAAGTTCAATTATTAGGTGGTTTGGGAACCGGCGAACGCCATACAGGTAATTTATGTACGCCGGGTACACAAATGCACGACATGCAAGGCAAACTAGTTTCAGCCCATTGCATCGACTCTAACTCAAAAACTTATAATGGCGACCGTTGGGTAAAAGCAGAAATACAAGTATACGGCGACTCGCTGGTGCGGCATATAATTGAAGGTGACACTGTATTAACCTACCAAAAACCTGAAATTGGGGAAGTTAACTGGAAGCAAGGCAAAGAAGATGCGTACAGCAAAATCTGGAAGGCGCAGGATGGCGCTCCCCTGAAACAAGGATACATTGCGCTACAGGCAGAAAGCCACGCCATTGATTTCCGGAATTTACGCTTACTAAATTTAAGAACAACAACTCCGCCTAAACCCCGTGTAGGCAAAAGAACCTTAAAACCGGCCACCGGGCAACATTAA
- a CDS encoding TolB family protein — translation MKYSFYNFCLLVAVCFGSFFLPTFTTFAQKSDLGIFEGQTDVGKVRHKGSATYKSATGDEYELAGSGTNMWGNHDEFHFVWKRLKGDFILYTRGELLGKGVDPHRKIGWIVRQSLDSSSAHVNASVHGDGLTALQYRPTSGAATEEIRSTVTGPDVIQLERRGGKYTMKVAKFGQPFVATELTNVDLGDQVYVGLFICSHNPQVTERGMFRDVRISIPAKPDFVPYREYIGSQVELMDVATGNRQIIYTAPKSLQAPNWTPDNKKLIYNAEGLMYTLDLAKRTPQVLNTDYVKKNNNDHVLSFDGKMLGLSSSGDDPKQGSQVYTVPVTGGKPKLITPTGPSYLHGWSPDGKNLLFTGERNKEFDIYKVPSNGGSETRLTTAQGLDDGSEYTPDGKWIYFNSNRTGTMQIWRMRPDGTQQEAVTTGDFHDWFPHVSPDGKWLVMLSFNKDEVKSDDHPFYKHVYLRLMPIAGGTPKVIAYVYGGQGSINTPSWSPDSKRIAFISNTDLGPAPAK, via the coding sequence ATGAAATATTCATTTTATAACTTTTGCTTACTAGTTGCCGTTTGTTTCGGTTCGTTTTTTCTCCCGACTTTTACCACGTTCGCGCAGAAATCTGATTTAGGTATTTTTGAAGGGCAAACCGATGTAGGAAAAGTACGCCATAAGGGTTCCGCTACTTATAAATCAGCTACCGGCGACGAATACGAATTAGCTGGTTCTGGTACCAATATGTGGGGCAACCACGATGAATTTCATTTTGTCTGGAAACGCCTGAAAGGCGACTTTATCTTATATACCCGCGGGGAGTTGTTGGGCAAAGGCGTTGATCCGCACCGTAAAATAGGCTGGATTGTCCGCCAGAGTTTAGATTCCAGTTCGGCCCACGTAAATGCTTCCGTTCACGGCGATGGCTTAACAGCTTTGCAATACCGGCCCACTTCCGGCGCAGCTACCGAAGAAATCCGTTCTACTGTGACCGGACCCGATGTAATTCAACTGGAGCGACGCGGCGGTAAATACACGATGAAGGTGGCTAAGTTTGGTCAGCCCTTTGTTGCGACGGAGTTAACTAATGTGGACTTGGGGGATCAGGTATACGTTGGTTTGTTCATCTGTTCCCATAACCCCCAAGTTACAGAACGGGGTATGTTCCGAGATGTACGTATTTCTATTCCAGCCAAACCTGATTTTGTTCCTTACCGGGAATATATTGGCAGTCAGGTGGAGTTGATGGACGTTGCTACGGGTAACCGGCAAATTATTTATACTGCGCCTAAATCGTTACAAGCGCCTAACTGGACTCCCGACAATAAAAAATTAATTTATAACGCGGAAGGTTTAATGTATACCTTAGACCTGGCTAAGCGTACTCCCCAGGTTTTAAATACCGATTACGTTAAGAAAAACAACAACGACCACGTTCTTTCCTTTGATGGCAAAATGCTAGGCTTAAGTAGCTCCGGCGACGATCCTAAACAAGGGTCTCAGGTATATACCGTACCCGTAACCGGGGGTAAGCCCAAGTTAATTACGCCAACTGGTCCCTCCTACCTGCACGGCTGGTCGCCGGACGGGAAAAATTTGTTATTTACCGGCGAACGCAACAAAGAATTTGATATTTATAAAGTACCCTCTAACGGCGGCTCGGAAACCCGTTTAACTACTGCTCAAGGCTTAGACGATGGTTCGGAATATACCCCGGATGGCAAATGGATTTACTTTAATTCGAACCGTACCGGCACTATGCAAATCTGGCGTATGCGCCCCGATGGCACCCAGCAGGAAGCCGTTACTACCGGCGATTTTCACGATTGGTTTCCGCACGTTTCTCCGGATGGCAAATGGCTGGTAATGTTATCGTTTAACAAAGACGAAGTAAAGTCAGATGATCACCCTTTTTACAAGCACGTTTATTTACGCTTAATGCCTATAGCTGGCGGCACTCCTAAGGTTATTGCTTATGTATACGGCGGACAAGGTTCGATTAACACGCCTTCCTGGTCGCCGGATAGTAAACGAATTGCTTTTATCAGCAACACCGATCTTGGACCGGCTCCAGCGAAATAA
- a CDS encoding DUF2628 domain-containing protein: protein METSSEELAAFLHDDAHYLTEWRNIKEFDISSFNYSAFFFGILWMLYRKMYMPAEKYYAKLHQKGGKSWISVVVVGLLLVGDYIYENRNGEVKASRQIHGPIGITPIWQTY from the coding sequence ATGGAAACTTCCAGTGAAGAACTTGCGGCTTTTTTGCACGATGATGCGCACTACTTAACGGAGTGGAGGAATATAAAAGAATTTGATATTTCTTCTTTTAATTATTCTGCCTTCTTCTTTGGAATACTTTGGATGCTTTACCGCAAAATGTATATGCCCGCGGAAAAGTATTATGCAAAACTGCACCAAAAAGGAGGTAAATCGTGGATATCAGTAGTGGTGGTAGGATTACTTTTAGTAGGTGATTATATTTATGAAAACCGCAACGGAGAAGTAAAAGCTTCCCGGCAAATTCATGGACCTATTGGCATAACTCCAATATGGCAGACGTATTAA
- a CDS encoding DUF4268 domain-containing protein, whose amino-acid sequence MYTREQTSQLRQAFWTTFGQYMMPVLSAEGLKANWVNYNTGFKHLYFRMRADKKTASIAIEITHPDTEMQELIFEQFTLHKSMLEEITGEDWQWDLHTTDENNRTVSRIYQEISPVSVFNRDDWPALISFFKPRIIALDAFWSDAQYAFEELK is encoded by the coding sequence ATGTACACCCGCGAACAAACTTCCCAACTCCGCCAAGCTTTCTGGACCACTTTTGGCCAATACATGATGCCGGTACTTTCGGCCGAAGGATTAAAAGCCAATTGGGTTAACTATAATACCGGCTTTAAACACCTTTACTTCCGGATGCGGGCCGATAAAAAAACTGCTTCAATAGCCATTGAAATTACGCATCCCGATACTGAAATGCAGGAATTAATTTTTGAACAGTTCACCCTGCACAAGTCGATGCTGGAAGAAATAACCGGCGAAGATTGGCAATGGGATTTACATACTACCGACGAAAACAACAGAACTGTTAGCCGCATTTACCAGGAAATTTCGCCGGTTAGCGTATTTAACCGCGACGATTGGCCTGCTTTAATCTCGTTTTTTAAACCCCGGATTATTGCCTTAGATGCTTTTTGGAGCGATGCCCAATATGCGTTTGAAGAATTAAAATAA
- a CDS encoding TIGR01777 family oxidoreductase, protein MAGKILITGGTGLIGTRLSEMLIDLGYEVAHLSRSSAKKSKYKTFRWDIEKDYIEEAALTYTDYIINLAGASVADGKWTDKRKQEIRDSRIKGTNLLINQLQKVPHHVKGFISSSAVGIYGNSGERLVAEESSYAENDFLAEVCRDWEKSAQQATNLSIRTVIYRIGIVLSKEGGALPQLAKPIKYLVGAPLGSGQQYISWIHLDDLCRLFIAAIEDHQFHGVYNAVAPHPVTNEEFTHNLAEILHKPLTGLKVPAFGLKLVLGEMSIAVLGGSRVSANKVLQTGFTFEYNYLNEALEAFYVNEV, encoded by the coding sequence ATGGCAGGTAAAATTTTAATAACCGGTGGTACGGGCCTGATTGGTACCCGTCTTTCGGAAATGCTCATTGATCTGGGTTACGAAGTAGCCCACTTAAGCCGGAGCAGCGCCAAAAAGTCGAAATACAAAACTTTTAGATGGGATATCGAAAAAGATTATATCGAAGAAGCTGCTCTTACCTATACCGATTATATTATTAACCTGGCAGGGGCAAGCGTGGCCGATGGCAAATGGACCGACAAACGCAAACAAGAAATTCGCGATAGCCGCATCAAAGGCACTAATCTGTTGATAAACCAATTACAAAAAGTTCCTCACCACGTAAAAGGCTTTATATCGTCTTCGGCAGTAGGTATTTACGGGAACAGTGGGGAACGTTTGGTAGCCGAAGAAAGTAGTTACGCCGAAAATGACTTTTTAGCCGAAGTTTGCCGGGACTGGGAAAAATCTGCTCAACAGGCTACTAATCTGTCAATTCGCACGGTTATTTACCGGATAGGTATTGTTTTAAGTAAAGAAGGCGGCGCCTTGCCTCAATTAGCCAAACCAATTAAATACCTGGTAGGCGCACCGCTGGGTTCGGGTCAGCAATATATTTCTTGGATTCACCTGGATGATTTATGCCGCTTGTTTATTGCTGCCATCGAAGATCATCAGTTTCATGGTGTATATAATGCTGTAGCGCCGCACCCCGTTACCAACGAAGAATTCACGCATAATTTAGCCGAAATCCTGCATAAGCCCCTTACCGGCCTGAAAGTACCGGCCTTTGGATTAAAATTAGTTTTAGGCGAAATGAGTATAGCGGTATTGGGTGGTTCGCGGGTGAGCGCCAATAAGGTACTGCAAACCGGTTTTACTTTTGAATATAATTATCTTAACGAAGCACTGGAAGCGTTTTACGTAAACGAGGTTTAA
- the folE gene encoding GTP cyclohydrolase I FolE codes for MDKPDTTNIPLDLESEDTDPIPTNSSIGTPLRPDAFALSDAEKIERITFYFREIMHTLGLDLTDDSLQGTPHRVAKMYVNEVFRGLNPENKPHAKLFENRYAYNQMLVERDITIYSYCEHHFVPIIGKAHVAYIPEKNVVGLSKLNRIVQYFAKRPQVQERLTMQIADELKQVLHTQNVAVFIEADHLCVMSRGVNDVGSSTITTEFSGLFQEDKYRQEFLQYIRK; via the coding sequence ATGGATAAACCTGATACTACTAATATACCTCTAGATTTGGAATCCGAAGACACCGACCCAATTCCTACTAATTCTTCTATTGGTACTCCGCTGCGTCCGGATGCTTTTGCTCTTTCGGATGCCGAAAAAATTGAGCGTATTACTTTTTACTTCCGGGAAATTATGCACACTTTGGGCTTGGATCTAACGGACGATAGCTTGCAGGGAACCCCGCACCGGGTAGCTAAAATGTACGTAAACGAAGTTTTCCGGGGCCTGAATCCGGAGAATAAACCGCACGCCAAGCTTTTCGAAAACCGGTACGCGTATAACCAAATGCTGGTGGAGCGCGATATAACCATTTATTCGTATTGCGAACACCACTTTGTGCCCATCATCGGCAAAGCGCACGTAGCCTATATTCCGGAGAAAAACGTAGTAGGCCTTTCTAAATTAAACCGGATTGTGCAATATTTCGCCAAGCGCCCGCAGGTGCAGGAACGCCTCACCATGCAAATAGCCGACGAATTAAAACAAGTATTACACACCCAAAACGTAGCGGTATTTATTGAAGCCGACCATTTATGCGTAATGAGTCGAGGAGTGAACGATGTAGGCAGCAGCACTATTACAACGGAGTTTTCGGGGTTATTTCAGGAAGATAAGTACCGGCAGGAGTTTCTACAGTACATTCGGAAATAA
- a CDS encoding 6-pyruvoyl trahydropterin synthase family protein has product MKVTVCRKEHFNAAHRLNNPAWSPEMNQRVFGKCNNPNYHGHNYSLTVKLTGSVNPETGYVYDMKLLSDLIQTEVIAKFDHHNLNLDTEEFKNLNPTAENIAIVIWNRLREKIPAAYELSVTLFETDRNFVEYHG; this is encoded by the coding sequence ATGAAAGTAACCGTTTGTAGAAAAGAACATTTTAATGCTGCTCATCGGCTGAACAACCCAGCCTGGAGCCCCGAAATGAATCAGCGGGTTTTTGGCAAATGTAATAACCCGAATTATCACGGCCATAATTACTCTTTAACGGTGAAGCTAACCGGCTCGGTTAACCCCGAAACGGGTTACGTGTACGATATGAAATTATTGAGTGATCTGATTCAGACGGAAGTCATTGCTAAATTTGATCACCACAATTTAAATCTGGATACCGAAGAATTCAAAAATCTGAATCCTACAGCCGAAAATATTGCTATCGTGATCTGGAACCGGCTACGGGAGAAAATTCCGGCGGCGTACGAACTATCCGTTACTTTATTTGAAACCGACCGTAATTTTGTTGAATACCATGGATAA
- the trxA gene encoding thioredoxin, producing the protein MAHKAIEITDANFDEVINSDKPVLVDFWAEWCGPCRMVGPVVEQLAGEYEGKVVVGKVDVDANPQTSAKFGIRSIPTLLVFKNGQVVDKQVGAVPKATLAQKLDAQIA; encoded by the coding sequence ATGGCACACAAAGCAATTGAAATAACGGATGCAAACTTCGATGAAGTTATTAATTCTGATAAACCCGTACTGGTAGATTTTTGGGCTGAATGGTGCGGACCTTGCCGCATGGTTGGTCCGGTAGTAGAACAATTAGCCGGCGAATACGAAGGTAAAGTAGTAGTAGGTAAAGTAGACGTTGACGCTAATCCGCAAACATCGGCTAAGTTTGGCATTCGCAGCATTCCTACCCTGCTCGTATTTAAAAACGGCCAGGTTGTAGATAAACAAGTAGGTGCTGTACCAAAAGCTACCCTTGCTCAGAAATTAGACGCCCAAATAGCCTAA